AGAGGCGCGTCTAAAGGTCGTGGTCTGGTCGTGTCTCCGAAAGGTAATAAACTTCATTTGCCACATGTAGCATTTTGACTGACTTCCTGTGCAGACTATTCGACGCGCTACAGATACTGACTTGTTCTCTTTTCTTGCAAGTGTAATTGTTTCCTATCTCTTATAAACATTCGTAACTGTATTCTGCTCGTTTTGCTATCCTGATCGTGCTGTCTGATACCCGCATTTGCTTCATTTTGGAGCTAAAGCGCACAGAAGTCCCGAATTAACGCGTCTTTTAACCTTTTAATGACACCCTGGAGCAGCCGACTCGAAAAAGAAAGGTTCTTTGTCTGTTTATGTTCTTGGCTAACCAGATGGTTAAAAGACGTTTGTGGTTGTACTTTTCGATGGAAGTTTCTTTCATTATAAGAAATTTCTTTCTCAATCTGTTCTATTGAGAAGTCGTAGTTTCAGGCATAAATACCTGAAGCATCTAGCATCACCCCACGCTATTTCACTGCTTCCAAATACACATGCTAAATCACGAAGAAACAGCGCCTGCTTGCGAATCCTCAAGTGGAGCCCAAGGAAACAAAGCGACGACACCAATCCATTCGATTATTGGCCATGATGCAATACACAAACTATCTACTGCATTTGACAGGTTAAtcattttttgtttgttttttatCCGCAATCTCCGCGACATATGCTTCACCTGTGCCATTTGGTGAGAACATTGTTCCGTCTATGCTCTCAAATTCACTCACATACCGCCATTTTTCGATAGCATTATTTTTTGTGCGATGTTTTCGACTGCCAATGTATCTGGCGCTGTCATTTTGTCAGATAATTTTGCTTTCTAAACGTGCTTACACCGACCTGACCCCAATCTCAGGCTCATGGTATCGGAGACCATTGTTCGTGGCAACAACATGCCTTCAGGCTTATCCTTACCAATGGCTATCATTGGTTACTTTGGATACCTTGTCAACCTATTATTCTGGCCAAGACGTTCTCCTAACCCCCCGAGCACTCGAGAATTCCAAGCCATGGCATggctcatcttcatccattaTTTCTTTGCGGTGTCGAAAGTTCTTTTCTCTGCATTATCGGTTGTGTTACAGGCGTACTGTTACCAACGCCACGCCAGATGGACAATGAAGATCGATTTGGTCGATGTGAGACTTCAGTGCGGGAGGAAAAATGGAATATTCTTCGTGTCGTTGACATTGTTGAAGCGTGACGGTTCTTAAACTTGGAGACTTGTATCTTCTACATATCTGCCGCACTCCTTCCCAAAGTTTGATTCATCGAAGTCACGTCGATCGGTGTTATCGCATATCTACGATACGACGAAGTTTCGGAATTCCCTGACTCGTTTATTGAAGGCTTGTACACATTTACAGTTGTTTGTATGATACATGATTCAGAAATGTAGAAGTTGTTAGGCGGCCAACGCAATGGCGTCACTCAGCCCTTTGATGGATGGGGTAAAGAAGTATTCTCCCCCACGAGGAATAACCCATTCATCGTCGAGTACGAGCTCAAATGAAGGATTATTTGGGTCAACACCAGAAAGCTTGCGATTAGGACCACTCCCAAGGAGCGGATCGACACTTATTTGATGGTCAATTTGCAGTATACCATCATCAATCAGTGAAGACTTACCCAGGAACCTCTGGAGTGGTCTCTCCGAAGGGGAACGTTGGATTGTTGACCCAACCTATGTCATGCCATTAGGACCGCGCAGAATGCCTGAAATTATGGTATTTCTTACTTTGCTGGATGAACTGGAAGCCATTCGTGATGCTACTCTGGTAGCAAGCGAATACGAGTCCGCGACCGTGGTACGTCTTCTTGTCCGCCCTCTCCTTCTTGGTAACCTCAGGCCCAAATTGAATTCCGCGGCGCATGATGCGGTTCCTCTCGGTAGAAAATCCTAGACTCTCCAGGTCAGCCCGCGGAAGGGTCTTGCGGACGTGTGCTGCGAATGGGCAAAGTTTCTGGAAGTTAAGTTCTGCCGAGAATTGGAAGTTATTGTTTCTGAAATAGTGTAGACAATTAGTAGGATCACTAATGTCAGGGAGTGACTCCAAAGAAATGTGCCTACCGCTGGGGGTCGGCGCCAAGTTCTGGGTCATCCTTGAAGGGTGCTAGGTCTAGTGGTGCACCTATGACAAAATATTCAGAAAATTGATATAATTATTCAATTCAACGGATACTGACCGCTCTTCCAGCGTCCAACTAAGCGAGCGCCTAAGAGGTCGGCATTCTCTTTCTCGGTAAGGCCCGGGACTTTAAGCTTGTTTCGTTCTACAAAGTCGTCAAACTCTGGTACTTTCTGGAAGAGGTAacggaagacgaggaagctGCCGTCTACCATCCAACCATCACGGTCCGTTACGTTGGGGTCCCCGTCGTGGCCAAGGACAATAACGCCAGGACGGATGGGAGCAGGTCCTGGAGGAGGGTTTGTGTCGAACCCAATGAGCGCTGGATTGGACACTCCATCAAGGTATCCGAAACTGCACGGGCATCGGTAAGCATTCAGTAGAAGAAGACCAGATTGCTTACTGTTCATGGGCGGATAGGTTTCCTGGTCGAGCATCACCACGAACAGAGGTCACTTCAACAATGGAAGCGTTGTTGCTTCCAACGCCGAATATATTCTCGATGTCGTGAAGAGTCTTGTTTACAGTGGCATGGCTATCACCTGTCACTATGATGACACCATGGATATCTTGCTTGAAAGGCTCGTCCCAGTCAGGGACGAAACTGTCCCCAGTTCCAGTACCCTTGTCACCAAGGCTTCGTCCAGCATCTAGTCGTTGACCACGGAGAAACGCTGTATCGTGCAGTTTTTTATCGTCGATGTCGAGCTGGACTTGTGTCAACCCTAAATAAATGAGATTGATGGGGACATTACATACCGTCTTAAAACCAATGTGAGAGAAAGATATATTGACGCCAACCATAGGGATGAGGTGAGGTCTGACACTGTGACCATGACCATATCCCTGGCCATGTCCCTTCTTGTGCTCGTCGATTTCCTTGCGATCTTTGAGTACCTGGGCGACACTCTTGACCAGCGGCACGAATGATACAAGATCTCGACGGAATTTGAGGGCGTCCTTGATTTGGAAGAAGTACATGGTTTCTGTCTTCTTGGGCAATCCACTCCTTCAGTGCAGTATCATTAGTCAGTAAAGATGCAGTAGCAAACGAATAGAAGGAACAAACAGGATATCCCCTTGGATATTGTCGAGCTTTAGTGCAGGTGGTTGGGCTGAGACTGGTTGTTGCGTAGCCATTATGGTGAAGTTTGCTAGAGGAAGCTAATGAAGATACCAGCTTTATTCTATCCCTTTATACAAAGCTCGAGGGCAGTGTTCGCCTTGAATCGAACTATCAGCGCTATAAACCTTGGCAAATAGAAAGTGGGGTAGTTAGAACATCATATAAATTCACCGCAGTAGAGTCGGATCTCAAACGAAGACGGGAGCCGCCCATGGTGAAGGTACGAGGAATGGAGTGACAGCCTTCCAGATTACCGTTATCTCCTTCCATGAAGGGAAGAATGTTGCGCTATCTGGTCTTTCAGCCCAGTTGGTAACAACTACATTTTCACCTTTGCCCGTACCCTGGTAAAGGCAAGGGGGGGAAGAATGTTGCGCTATCCATGATATTGTGGGGTACGCAAGACGTCTGAGGACGGAATCGGTCAAGAGTCTCAAACAGACTGTCCAAGATAGACAGGCGATAAAGTGACATGGTCAGATGTCATGCAGGGAAAAAGGCTGACTTTTCGCCCTGTTCCTGTGGATAGAATATAACGAGAGCTTTGCGGACTCAAGGTCCAGAAGCCAAATACGCGCCCATTCAGAAGAAAATGCGGGCATGCTTGGCCAGTTTCATACACGAAGCTGCAGGAGGCCATCCCTTGATTTCTGTGATACATTGCGAATAATTGCTGTTACTGAAAATTGACGTCCAGTGTCCGCCCATCTCGTATGAATTCGCCAAGAAGCAGTCGACACCACTTGGCCTGCTTGGCCTatataaaaatagaacatgTTCCTCATTGTTTTGGGGAGCGACGACTGCTGATCGAAGCTTATAGATACCCTGGATGTGTAAAAAACGGGGTATTGCCTTTGATGATGAATGCTCGTGTGTATGGCTTTGAATACATGCCTCTTGCTTCTGCTGGCTTTCTGATTTCGCCCTGGGTGAGGGAATCAAGATCAATGGAAATTTTTGGAAGTCAAGTTGATCAAAACACTGGACACTTGAGAATAATATCTCAGCAAGGCGGAGAGAAGGATGATGATGGCTGAACCAGTTAAAAGCAGAAAAGATAGGCGCTGACATGTACATTTATCGGACTTTGGGTGTCATTCGGAACTCCAATTAGTTTGTCGCCGATGTCGGCAAGCATTGTAAGTAGCCATGTTAGAGAAGCAACTTCGAAAAATGAAACTGCCAGTACATTGGAACATAAATTGTTTGGATTAACTCctaaagaaacagaaactcGACAAGGTCACTAATTGGGGTGCTCGAAGTGCGCACTGCGAGAAACAAAGTTCCAATGATTCACGAGAACACACAAAGTTTGGAGGATAGCAAGAGAGGTACCTCGTTTACGCCTTAGAACACAGATTGCGCTCGAAACGTGGTGAGAGTGCAGATGAGAGTGCTGTGGCGAGTGTGCTCTCATTGAGACACTCTCATATGTGAAACCTCTGATATTGCCCATGCCGCTTAGGGCCAAGCTGAGGCAAATGGCGCACCCTTGAAGCGCTCAGGCTGAGGTTGCCAGATCGACTTGCTATCCACATTTCTTCGAAGTATTCACTTGGGCTGCTCATTGGATTACTGTATTTTTTTCATACTGAACACAAATATTTTCGACCGTATGTTTGAAGTAACTTCTGAATCTACTCGTCAACATCTTCAATCTCCTCGATATAGATAGTACGGTACATAAAATCACTCCTCAAAGTGTACTTGACTCCTTCACGCACTCCTTCTCCACTATGACCAAAACCTCTTTGCTGGAATATTAACACTCGACCCATCTTGGGCTCAATATCCACATATTTTCCTTTCGGCCCAAGTATACGCGTTGCCCCTCCCTGCACCCCTTCTTCTCCAAGATAAATTTGCAGCGTGACGCGAGCTTGACGCCCATCGGAAAGTTCTATCTGACCATCCAGATGTGGCTTAAAGAAGTGCCCTTTTTCATATCTCAGAAAGCTGAGCCGTTCATTGACCCTTCAGATCATCATTAGATCCCACGCGCAAAACGCTATCCCTCATAGACCTACCCAACCAAGTTCCAAGTTCCTTCAACAGTTCCAGGCTTTCCAATGACTCCTTCCCATTCGTCGCCTGGTTCAATTTCGATAAGTTCGGGGATGTAAGGCAAAAGCCGCTGGAAAATCATGTCGGCCGTATTGTGGTCGAAGCGCAGAATACGCAAGCTGTTTCTGTAATCTGGCACCACGTCGTTGTTTAACTCAGCTGCGGTCCATTCTTGATCCGACTCTGCGAGGGCGATCAGATCCTCACATTCCTTTCGTGTAAAGACATTATCGAGAACTTTGACATAAAACCCTTCGTACACTTTGGCTAGTGGTGTTTGggaaaagtcaaaaattgGGGCAACGTCCCCTTTGCTGATTGTGGACATTAAGCGCTGGTGGGGTGGTTGCTCAGGGGGTATTGTGCAAGTGATTATAGTTGTCAACTTAAATATCTAGGAATAAAAGGCTGTGCTAATATATCACGCTGGACAGTCGTGTCATAGCTTTGAGTATATTAATAGTGCTGCAGAGGTTTCCGAGTAGCGTAGACTACCGGCACAGAAATAATTGTTATGCTCACTGTCTCTCATCTTTCAATGAAGTCTCCTCATTTTTCGAGGCTCCTACTcttctctccctttccttttctgttGAAGTGTTTGGTACAACCACTCTGAGATTCCCTTTCCTGTATTTCACATAGTTCCCGACCTCAATTATCTTCATCGCGCGCAATTCCAGCGTCTATCACGTGACTTTATGCGACAGTGTTGAGGTTCGGAGAATCCCGGAAGTTCAGCAACAACTTTTTCCTGAACTCGTGAAATGGCATGGCCAGCCTACCTTCGGTATTTTGGTTGTATATACTTGATTGGGACACTTTTTACAACTCTCCGTATGGTAAACAGAACATACGAACCGTGTCATTACGTATGTCGCAAATTACAGGGATGATTGCTGATTCGTCCTACTGTTAGGCCCATTTCTTGACATCGTCAGCAGTCGGCCCAGTGGGCTCATCCGATGCAGCCAAGTTGCATTGATGAAATGCCCGCACCTGGTCTGGTTTGAAAGCTCCAACGACAGTGTGAAGTAGTCCTCGATTGTGGAACAGGACCAtatctttctctttcctgaGGTTTAAAGATGAGTTGTATGCCATTTATTCTACAGGCTAATCTAACATACCAGTCATGAGGATATACGAACTGAAACCTTGTCAGAACCAGCATTCTAGTTTGTTTTCGAGAGCTCACCTCTGGACTTATTGCAGGTCTTTGCATACTATAAAGTAAGTCTCTGACTTCTTTGAGATCCGTGAGATGGGCCCCGTCCGGGTACAACGCTCCATCTCGTGGGTTTCCCTCAGGGATAGGGTCGATATGCAATTCCGC
This portion of the Psilocybe cubensis strain MGC-MH-2018 chromosome 12, whole genome shotgun sequence genome encodes:
- a CDS encoding Peroxidase 2 encodes the protein MATQQPVSAQPPALKLDNIQGDILSGLPKKTETMYFFQIKDALKFRRDLVSFVPLVKSVAQVLKDRKEIDEHKKGHGQGYGHGHSVRPHLIPMVGVNISFSHIGFKTLDIDDKKLHDTAFLRGQRLDAGRSLGDKGTGTGDSFVPDWDEPFKQDIHGVIIVTGDSHATVNKTLHDIENIFGVGSNNASIVEVTSVRGDARPGNLSAHEHFGYLDGVSNPALIGFDTNPPPGPAPIRPGVIVLGHDGDPNVTDRDGWMVDGSFLVFRYLFQKVPEFDDFVERNKLKVPGLTEKENADLLGARLVGRWKSGAPLDLAPFKDDPELGADPQRNNNFQFSAELNFQKLCPFAAHVRKTLPRADLESLGFSTERNRIMRRGIQFGPEVTKKERADKKTYHGRGLVFACYQSSITNGFQFIQQSWVNNPTFPFGETTPEVPGVDPLLGSGPNRKLSGVDPNNPSFELVLDDEWVIPRGGEYFFTPSIKGLSDAIALAA